The genomic window GAAATCCCAACAAACATTACCACATTGTGACAAATATAAATTTATACTGATAATGAAAAGATTGCTAATTTTGTTAGGTGTCCTGATGGTTTATGATTATTGTGATGGGCAGAGGCAGAATGGATTTGCATGATTTCACATAGAACAATAGAAACTattgaatagttacagcacagatggaggccattcggcccatcttgttcaTGCCATAGAGAAGTTACTCATAGAACCTCACAGCATTTTGTATATTCTGATCTCACAAAATtgatatttttttaaagtatattGCTCCATACCTGTTATGTAAGCTTTACAGAAAATGACAACATTAGCCAGATGCAAGTATTCACAAATTTTTTTTGATGTTAAATAGCAGCAAAATCCATCTAGCAGAATTTACTAGTTTTAGCAGAGTGCTTCTGTGCACGTGTGTACAATACGTCACACATCTACACCTATGAAGTAGAAGCGACTCAAAATTACCCGAAGACTAGAAAAAAAGCAAAACGCATGCAAAGGTAATCTTTCCAGAAGATGGGTCATGAATATGGATTGTACTGGACATTTTAAGAAACATTTGTCACTTTGACATAAACATATTTCAAAAAAGTGATTATTTTTAGTAAAGAAATGAAAACTTCAAACGTTGTAAAAATTGTCCCAACGACCATACCTCACGGAGGGTGTATGTATCGGGTAATTTACTTACTGTTATTCTCTCCTTGGGTTGCCTAGCAACAGAGAATTTCTGGTCTATGACATAGGCACCTTCAACACTTCCAGGAGCTGAGCAAAAAGAGTATTAATATTAGAATACAACAGTCCAGACCTCAAAAATTACAGTCAGATACAAATCAAGATGCGTATGAAAGCAGACATTTAAAATTAGTGTTGTTGTAAAAGATGGAAAGCAAAGTAATGAAGTACAAATTgtccaaaataattttaaaaagctcCTTGTACATAAATGACTTTTAATAAACTAAATCACTTTTAAACAATATAAATTTAAAACACAAGTCGCATGTAAAGCAAGTTATACCTAAATATCTCTAAACACAAGAGAAATTAATGTGAATGGATATCATGATGCAGGCTGCAACACTTTCCCACCAGCACACAGCAATCTATGCAAACTTCCACAATAAGAATTATGCCACCACTTCAAGGTTAAGACCACGGTACTTGCAAGCTTGTGCACGACAAGCATGTGTGATCATGACTGCtgtagaaaaaaaaatgaaaagcgCTGAATACAGATAAACTTGCAACAGCCCAGTGGCTGAAAGAAAGAAAGTGACGCAGTAAAAAAAAAGCCAGTATAGCAATGAAGTCCATGTTTGCCAGCCACATTGCAGTGTTTACACAGTCACCTGTCTGCTTCCGTTTAGTACAAGGAACGTGAGCTGGTCTATGATATCTTACAGCTGGTTTTAAAATGATTTTCCTGGAAGGAGATCGGGTCTGAATTTCTGACTTTTTAGCAAGTTCAGACTTCTTATAGGCTGTTAGAGAGGAAAAACAAGAGCAAATATATGAGGACAGGAACAAAGAGGTAGTCAGGTGGAATGCTCAATATCCACTTTTCATTAAAGAATTTAATAGAGAACAATTTAGGAAATTAGATATTACTACTTCTTGTTATTCTTTATTCTCTAAAATTTCCACAACCAAATCTCACAGAGAACATAATATGGTTACATCGGCACAGTACAAACACCTCACATCACAAAAATGCAACAAGAAAATAAAAATTGCTTCTTTTGTATGAACCTTTTCTCTTCTTTTTGTCTTCTTTGGAGACTGCACTGATAtcttttttaattatttttctctcaggTGTGGAAACTCTGTTTTTTCCGGTTTTTAATACCTTCCCTTTCCTATGTTTATCCAAAGACAGGCTGCTGAATTCCTTCTCTGTTTTCTCCTGTTTAGTAGCAGCAGCTGGCTGTGTTACTATGATACTGTCTTCATCTGCAGAATTAGAGTGCAAGAAATCACTTTAATAGCAACAGGGATATAACACCAAAGATAAAGCACAAACCAAATTCATGttactttttaaaaactcagtAAAGTTAAAGAATACAGTGTAGTGTAACACAGCacttatttattttttaacagAGATTTTACCATCTCATCATGGCTGATAGTTAAGTCTTTATAGGCACCTTGAGTATCCATCCAGAGGCTGTCTGTGTCCATTACTGATTCATCAATACTCTCATCTTCTTTCAAGTCCGTAGGGATCTCAATCTTCTCCGGAATAAGTGCAATTTGGACAGCTTTTTCAGGTAGTTCATGAATTTGTTCTTCCGTTGACTGGATTTGTTCACCTGGGGTAAAAACGTCCTCAACATCACCATCATCAGGCATGGCAAATCTCACATTGTGGCCTATGTCCTTTCCTCCTTCTAACGTGGTCTGAACAACTGTAATTATGTCATCTTCTACTGTAATAACAGATTCTACAATTCCTCTCTCTTCATCAGTTTCTTCCACAGGAACAACATGCTCAGATACTTCATAGTCAGCAGTGTCTGTTTGTAAAACTATTTCTGGCACAGTAACCTCAAATGGTAAATTTGACTTAGCTTCCTCTTTCATGGTTTTCTGGGCTTCAGCAGGTTCTTGCACAGGGACAGTTTCCTCAAAGATTTGATGATCACCAGAGCCCATTGTTGAAACTTCTGGTGCAATAACTTCACTGGGTGTAGCTCTAGTTTCATTTTCCATGATTTTCGTAGGTTGATCTATTGTGCACTCAGCAACATCGCTGGGAACACGAGGTGTAGTTGCATCTTTCATTGTGTTCTCAGTTTGAATAATTTCTTGCACAGGACCAGATTTCTCAATTATTTTGTGATCAAAATGCACAGATTCTAAATCATCTTTTAGTGCAATAATCTCACTGGACAGAACAGGCTTAGCATCATCCTTCCTAATGTTATTAGTTTGAGCTGATTCTGGAGCAGGGACAACTTCCATGGACACTTGATCAATTTGCTCCATTTTTAAACTTATTTCAGATACTATAACCTCATCAGGCAAATTAGGCTCAGTGGAATCCAACATAATTTTCTCAAGTGGAGTAGTTTTTTGTGTAGGCACAATGTTGTCAGATATTTTATGATCAACAATCTCAGTCTTTATACATGCTTCTGATAAGACAGCCTTATTGGGCGAACTAGACTTAGCTTCCACAATCGCTTGAAGTTGAGGTGTTTCTTTAGTAGGAGAAGCTGTCTCAGGCACTGCCTGAGAAACAGATTCTGGTACAATTACCTCACTGGGCAAAGGTTCATCTTCTAAGACTTTCTTAGGTGGAATTGATTCTTGAATAGGAGAATCTTTCTTAAAAATTGTGTGATCCAAGCTGTCTATTTCTATATCTACATCCAGCACGTTGTCCTGTCTGGGCAAAATAGGCCTTGGTTTGTCTTCCAAGAATTTCTTGGGATGAGCTAGTTCTTGAACAGAAGCACTTTTCTCGGACTGTTTGTGATCTGTAGCCTTTGGTTCAAAACCTATTTGCGACAGAGTAACTTTGTTGGGCAAACTAGACCTTCGTTTATCTTCCAAGCGTTCCCTGGGTTGAACTGGTTCCCAAACAGAAGTCTCTTTCTCGGCCAGTTTGTGATCAACACACTTAATTTTCAAAGATAGTTCTGATACTGTAACTGTACTACGTAAACCAGACAAATTTTCATGATTTGGAAGCTTCTTTGGAGAAAAGTTGTTTGCAGTTCTCTGAGTGTCGATGCTGATGGTTGTATTTTGATTGTTAGATTCTTTCAGTGCAAATTCATCAGACAATTGGACTGGCACAGATTCTGTCTCAGTAACCTGGCTTGAAAAACTTGACAAAAATGATTCATCAGATTTCATTTCTGACTGTGCTTCTAAAATAGTAGCTATTTTTAATTCCCTGTCTTCTGACAGGGTGCTAATTCTAAAATGTGAATCTTCTTTCTGCTTATTTACATCTATTTGCCTCCTGATACTTTCCTCATCGATTGTCTGTGAAGCAGTGCGGATCTGGTGAAGGAAAATGCTGCCATCTTCTAGAGGACTTTTAACTTCCTCAGGAGTTGGTAAGGGAGCCGAGTATTCAAAAACGCAGTAGCCCATTTCCTCTGCTTGACTAACATTTTTAATAATTAATTTGATGCTTTCGGTTaaagcctctgaaccagaagcaaTATTTTCAGTGGCAGATTCTCCAGGCATGGATGCTTTTCGAACCACTTCTGTTTCTGTGCCCTCAGAGCTCAGTCTCGTTCTTGTAATTCCTAAATCCAACATTTCAGGTAAGTCAGGAACCACGACAGTGTCATTTTTGTAGTCATCCTTCAAAGCACGGGGGTAAGCATATTGTGAATCTAACTGCAGGCTTTCATCAGCTGATTTCTCATTATAGCCATCTTTACCCACTTCAACAGGAAAATAAACATGCTTCTCCTCAGCAGGTGTAGGTACTGGGAAAAAGTCTGCCGACTCCTCTAAGCTCATTCCTCTGGTACAGGcaagaatatcagaggccaacgGAGACAGGGATTCTGGGGGACCTTGGCTCTCTGTTTCCACCTCCAGTGCCATTGAATCTAAAGGTGTTGTCGGTAAATTCAGAACTAGCTTTTGTAGTTCTTTACTGATACTTGCATCAGCACTAGAATCAGGTTGTTGGGATATGGCTCTGGAGTCGTCCTCTTTCACCGGATGCTGAGTAAGTAAATTAATTTCATTTCCCGTAGTGGATTTAGTCTGTATATCAGCAGGCAGAGTTGTCTGTGCAAGTGTACTATAATCAATTCTTTGTGCTGATACATTATTTTCAACTTTGTGGGCATCTGCTTTTGATTTTTCATGTGGGACTTCAGAGAGCTGTGATATAATATGAGGAAGTCTTGAATTGTTTTCATTTGTGATGGTCATTTCATAATAACCATCTTCAGGTTGCTTGGTACTTTTTTCCCCATTGTCTTTCAAAATAAACGTTTCAAAATACTTTGACATTTCTGGTTGATCCACATCTGTCTTGTCTTTTACACTCACATTAAAGGTGTCAGTCATTTTGTTCTGCACCATTGGACTAATTGAACTCTCTGCACCTTTATCAGATGAAACACTGGTATCAGTCAAGGTGTGCTCACCTTGTGCTTCCAATTCTTTCTCCTTAGCAGGTACCTGTTGCGTGCTTCTCTCTTCAGTTTTTGTAGGTGTATCATGAATGTTTTTGATATCCACAACACATGGCTCGCGTTTAATCATCTCAAGTGTAGAGTCACTACTTAAAGCGTCAGCTCCGTCACTTGTGGTGGGTTGCAAGTCATGTTTTACACTTCGATTAGATTCTTCCACATGTGACTGAGCAGTTACAACTTCTGCTACGTTAAGATTGGCTTCATCCATTTCCTTCAATGGAAGGTTGGTTGTTAGTTGTTCAGGCACATGTTTAGGTAATTCAGTTTGTAATAAGTTGGTGGGACTGGACATTGTCTCTTCTGCTGCTGTCTTCCCGTTCAAATGTTTTAAATAATGCTGTGCACTTTCTGTGGAGCTGTATTCAATAGTTTCTGATCTGTCTTCTGGCATTGAAAATACGTCCTCTATGTGTTCAACCAGTTTTATTGTATCTAGTGTCTCTTTCCTTTTATTACTCGAGTCTTCTGAAGCTATAGTTTTGTCTTTAACTGCACTAGATGCAATTACAGGTATTTTGTCTTTAAGCACTCCTGGCTTTTCCTGAAGAACATGTTGTTTTGTGTCTTCAGTGACTGAAGTGATGATTGCAACTGAATCTATTCCTATTTCCTGCTGATGTAACGCATATTTGTCTTCAGTACCTGTGGTTCCAACAACCAACTGCTCTTTTTGTGAAGCTGCTTCACTATCCTTCAATGAATCTTTAACAGGAGCTGTTTTGACAGGTGAAATGTCCTTTTCTTCATAGAAATCTGTGTCTGAAATCTCTGTATTGGATTGTTTTGATGAATCTTGAATGTCAGAACTATCAAGAGGTTTTTTACTTTCATCTAAAACAGATTTGCTGGGCAATGTTTTTATCAGAGTATTTTGCGCTTTCATGATTTCATCTGCTTTCTTGTCAGAGCTTGGTTGCATATGGCCAACTAtattctctgctgccaccatagAGATGCATTCATCTTCATTAACACCAGATTGTAATGAACTTACATGGTGGCTGGTTATAGTTTCAATGCTAGAAGCAGCTAAGTCTTCTGGACATGGTTCATTCTTTAATGATACAAGATCAGGTTTGGTCTGCAAAGCATCTGTTGAAAATGAATACTGCTTCTTGGAAGCTTCCTCTGGTATTTGGTTGACAGAATCACTACCTTTATCCAATGTAGGAGGAGGAGACGGCAAATCAGATTTTTGCTGCACTGTATGTTCGACAATATTATTTTTCAATTCTGCTACTGGCACTTCTTGCAACGATGGTCTTCCCCCACTTGTAACAGAGGGTTCTCCACATGTTGACAGCTTGTCCATCTTCGTGGCTGTAAGCAGATCTAAAGGAGTTTGTTGCATGCATATAGTTAACTGTTATTGATAGGCAAAACTATCCCACACATTATCCTTTTGTCCCCTGCCAAAAAGGTGTGTGTTGAATAAAAATGAAATGTGTGCAAATTTGCCTAACTCCTGTAGCATAATATTTAGGGTGGATGAAAAAAAATTAGTTATAATTTTGGACCTAAACTGTATTCATACACAAAACTGCCACTGACTCTCAGACTTAGCAGTTATGTTAAAAATAAGCTGATACCACTTTTTATCCAAGTTAATGatatattaatatatatcaatATATATTAATTCTGCAAAATATGGACAAATTCTAAGCTTGCTAAAATGCAAATTTCTGTATTTACTTGCATGATACTAACAAAACCACACTGGATATATTAgttgagtacagtaagaagtctcacaacacc from Mustelus asterias chromosome 14, sMusAst1.hap1.1, whole genome shotgun sequence includes these protein-coding regions:
- the LOC144503408 gene encoding microtubule-associated protein 2-like codes for the protein MADDRKSEPNAPQWASSTVLEAPSHQFAADFKEQSASDERISRTENGYSFRENQAEAQDGSQAAYTVTQANGINGKITARDGATAASGRSFDIKPVPAPEEVISARIVQEVTAEAVAVLKGEQETKICHLEDSTNLPPSPPPSPASEHFGPTQKDLGIEVKAKPLQRCSSYQPATTQEKRKLLAPSISVSVHDEEPYNSDEEYYEHPLFSSQWTATSTLPSATVQQADELCSQDKEEVVESPAPDEEEPAIALKQEHVQEHWSAEHLVQAEAVAQAWDTKSVEVTSSNEDSVPAEIPNGKGMTLKEVESLEEMPPSVEDLLTATKMDKLSTCGEPSVTSGGRPSLQEVPVAELKNNIVEHTVQQKSDLPSPPPTLDKGSDSVNQIPEEASKKQYSFSTDALQTKPDLVSLKNEPCPEDLAASSIETITSHHVSSLQSGVNEDECISMVAAENIVGHMQPSSDKKADEIMKAQNTLIKTLPSKSVLDESKKPLDSSDIQDSSKQSNTEISDTDFYEEKDISPVKTAPVKDSLKDSEAASQKEQLVVGTTGTEDKYALHQQEIGIDSVAIITSVTEDTKQHVLQEKPGVLKDKIPVIASSAVKDKTIASEDSSNKRKETLDTIKLVEHIEDVFSMPEDRSETIEYSSTESAQHYLKHLNGKTAAEETMSSPTNLLQTELPKHVPEQLTTNLPLKEMDEANLNVAEVVTAQSHVEESNRSVKHDLQPTTSDGADALSSDSTLEMIKREPCVVDIKNIHDTPTKTEERSTQQVPAKEKELEAQGEHTLTDTSVSSDKGAESSISPMVQNKMTDTFNVSVKDKTDVDQPEMSKYFETFILKDNGEKSTKQPEDGYYEMTITNENNSRLPHIISQLSEVPHEKSKADAHKVENNVSAQRIDYSTLAQTTLPADIQTKSTTGNEINLLTQHPVKEDDSRAISQQPDSSADASISKELQKLVLNLPTTPLDSMALEVETESQGPPESLSPLASDILACTRGMSLEESADFFPVPTPAEEKHVYFPVEVGKDGYNEKSADESLQLDSQYAYPRALKDDYKNDTVVVPDLPEMLDLGITRTRLSSEGTETEVVRKASMPGESATENIASGSEALTESIKLIIKNVSQAEEMGYCVFEYSAPLPTPEEVKSPLEDGSIFLHQIRTASQTIDEESIRRQIDVNKQKEDSHFRISTLSEDRELKIATILEAQSEMKSDESFLSSFSSQVTETESVPVQLSDEFALKESNNQNTTISIDTQRTANNFSPKKLPNHENLSGLRSTVTVSELSLKIKCVDHKLAEKETSVWEPVQPRERLEDKRRSSLPNKVTLSQIGFEPKATDHKQSEKSASVQELAHPKKFLEDKPRPILPRQDNVLDVDIEIDSLDHTIFKKDSPIQESIPPKKVLEDEPLPSEVIVPESVSQAVPETASPTKETPQLQAIVEAKSSSPNKAVLSEACIKTEIVDHKISDNIVPTQKTTPLEKIMLDSTEPNLPDEVIVSEISLKMEQIDQVSMEVVPAPESAQTNNIRKDDAKPVLSSEIIALKDDLESVHFDHKIIEKSGPVQEIIQTENTMKDATTPRVPSDVAECTIDQPTKIMENETRATPSEVIAPEVSTMGSGDHQIFEETVPVQEPAEAQKTMKEEAKSNLPFEVTVPEIVLQTDTADYEVSEHVVPVEETDEERGIVESVITVEDDIITVVQTTLEGGKDIGHNVRFAMPDDGDVEDVFTPGEQIQSTEEQIHELPEKAVQIALIPEKIEIPTDLKEDESIDESVMDTDSLWMDTQDEDSIIVTQPAAATKQEKTEKEFSSLSLDKHRKGKVLKTGKNRVSTPERKIIKKDISAVSKEDKKKRKAYKKSELAKKSEIQTRSPSRKIILKPAVRYHRPAHVPCTKRKQTAPGSVEGAYVIDQKFSVARQPKERITNSSALTKIPTSKLSSLLPERPNSTCSAARKAFIDLDYYPTRPSSAGPRDSLTEQPIRKDAAMRSPEKRSALPRPSSILSTRRAPPEEKDAHFIPATSPVYPAPRRPTTIRTEPRNDQRSQGMTRSRGHTSTGSESTRTRSARSGTATPSTPGSTAVTPGTPPSYSRTPGTRTPRTPGTPGTHKSPILVPTERKVAIIRTPPKSPLTPKQLRVINQPMPDLKNIKSKIGSIDNLKHQPRGGQVHIANVKPDFSHIQPKCGSLDNVRYSPLVGNVQIVTKKIDVSHITSKCGSFSNIHYRPGGGHIRIESQKLDFKEKAQSKVGSFDNTRHTPGGGNIKIESHKLSFRENAKARVDHGADIVTQSPGRSGATTPHRLSNVSSSGSINLMESPQLATLADDVTAALAKQGL